The proteins below are encoded in one region of Shewanella putrefaciens:
- a CDS encoding DUF2238 domain-containing protein produces the protein MNNKIAWCGIYLSVLVWSAIKPADPFTWWLEALPALVAVPLLFFTRKRFVLTPLVYFLILVHCCVLFVGAHYTYAEVPLFDTLAQWMGSERNNYDKVGHFAQGFIPALLAREIMLRNQAVKPGAWCAFLVTCFVLAFSAFYELIEWWVAAATGEGAEAFLGTQGYVWDTQSDMFLALIGAIVALLLLSRQQDKQIAKLLAHS, from the coding sequence TTGAATAACAAAATCGCTTGGTGCGGTATTTACCTCTCAGTTCTGGTCTGGTCGGCGATAAAACCCGCAGATCCTTTTACGTGGTGGCTCGAAGCCTTGCCCGCATTAGTGGCGGTACCGCTATTATTTTTTACCCGTAAACGCTTTGTGCTCACACCCTTAGTCTATTTTCTTATCCTAGTTCATTGCTGTGTTTTATTTGTTGGCGCCCATTACACCTATGCCGAAGTGCCGTTGTTTGACACGCTTGCCCAGTGGATGGGGTCGGAGCGTAATAATTACGACAAGGTAGGCCATTTTGCCCAAGGCTTTATTCCTGCGCTGTTGGCGCGTGAGATCATGTTACGTAATCAAGCGGTTAAGCCAGGGGCTTGGTGCGCATTTTTGGTGACTTGTTTTGTATTGGCATTTTCGGCTTTCTATGAGTTGATTGAATGGTGGGTTGCCGCTGCAACGGGTGAGGGCGCCGAGGCCTTTTTAGGCACCCAAGGTTATGTATGGGATACCCAATCGGATATGTTTTTGGCATTAATAGGTGCGATAGTGGCATTGCTGTTGTTATCTCGCCAGCAGGATAAGCAAATCGCTAAGCTGTTGGCACATTCCTAG
- a CDS encoding helix-turn-helix transcriptional regulator, protein MSTINELVFLHQVAAPCHLAILAESIGIKTRIVKHAAELNLDKSPHSFCLIAQKGAALDNKGIPLLASRLVSHFPVALYQVERNSLDQESAMLLGIRGLLFADQRMDLMLTGLRKMVADELWYDRTLLSKMFRRVVQKLDGNNEMPADTVAMLQMLTSRERTIIQFVSSGARNKEIAHRLCISEHTVKAHISSIFRKTQSRNRVELLRWAQTYQTHFEFCT, encoded by the coding sequence GTGAGCACAATCAATGAGTTGGTTTTCTTACATCAAGTGGCTGCACCTTGCCATTTAGCGATACTCGCAGAGTCCATAGGGATAAAAACACGGATAGTTAAACACGCTGCTGAATTGAATTTAGATAAGAGCCCCCACAGTTTTTGCCTGATTGCGCAAAAAGGAGCGGCATTGGATAACAAAGGTATTCCTCTATTGGCGTCCCGTTTAGTGTCCCATTTTCCGGTTGCACTCTATCAAGTTGAACGCAATTCCTTAGATCAAGAGTCTGCTATGTTACTCGGCATTCGTGGTCTTTTATTTGCTGATCAGCGGATGGATTTGATGTTGACTGGGCTGCGTAAAATGGTGGCCGATGAGCTGTGGTACGATAGAACTCTACTGAGCAAAATGTTTCGCCGCGTCGTACAGAAGTTAGATGGCAATAATGAGATGCCCGCCGATACTGTGGCTATGCTGCAGATGCTAACATCCCGTGAGCGGACTATTATTCAATTCGTTTCCAGTGGCGCAAGAAATAAAGAAATCGCCCATAGATTGTGCATTAGCGAACACACAGTGAAAGCGCATATCTCTTCTATTTTCCGCAAGACCCAGTCCCGTAACCGTGTTGAGCTGTTACGTTGGGCGCAGACCTACCAAACCCATTTTGAGTTTTGCACTTAG